The DNA region CGTGCCGGCCGCCGGCGTAAAGGTGAGCGACACCCGGTTGCCGGCGCCGGTTCCGTTCAGCGTGCCGGCGAAAGCGCCGGAGAGGGTCACCGAGCCGGTGCCGAAGAAGCTCAGCGTATAGGCGGTGTTGCGCACGGCGACATTCTGGGTGGCGAGTGCCGCCGTGCCGACCAGGAAATTGTTGGTCCAGGAGGTGCCGTTGAAGATCAGCGGCGTGTCGAGGCCGTTGACGAGACGCAGGAATTCCTGGCCGGCCGGGTTGGTATATTGCTGCACCGACCAATGGGCGCTTGCGAGGCCGGAGACGACAGGCGCGCCGGCCGCACCGCCTGCCGTGACGTCGAAGATCTTGTCGCCGGCGGCGGCAAAGAGCCTGTTGCTCACGCCGGAATAGGGAATGACCGTCTGCACGTCGGCGCCAAGGCCGGTGGCGAAGGCGAGGAAGCCGTAGCGGGCGCGGACGCGGTTGGCCTCGGGAAAGAAATTGTCGAGCTGGAAGGCGGCGTCTTCGGGCATATCGGCCATCTCGACATCGGTTCGCCAGCCGCCGATCGGCGCGATCCAGTCTTTGCCTGGCGAAACGCGGCGGGTGCGGCCGTTCGGAGGGACAGGTCTGCGGGTCATGGCGTCACCGTGATCGTGCCGGGCCAATAATTCTCGAATGCCTGTCCCCTCGCCGGCAGCGAAAGGTCGACAGGGCCTGCGGCACGATCGGCGCCGATGGCGGCTTCCTTGGCTCGTTCGAAAGAGGCAAGCTCCTCGCCGTAATCGAGGCCCTTCGCCCGCTTCCAGCGCCAGATCAGCGAGAGTTCGAGCAGCTCTTCGGGAAAGAGCGCCGTGTCGGTGTCGTTAGCCCAGTTGGCGGCAGTGGCCGCGCCGCCGTTCACCGCCACCCAGAAGCCGGAGACATAGGCATATTCGATCGTCTCACCCGCAACATTCGGGTAGACGTCGAGCCTGCCCGCCGCCATGCGCCAGATCTGCGGCACCGGGTTGGCATTGAGGATGGTCTGGCGCTGCCAGGTCTGCGGCTCCACCGGGCCGTTCAGCGCTGAGAGGCGAGAGACGTTCCAGATCCGCGCATTGGCGGCGAAGCGATCCCAGTCGGAAGGGGGCTCGGCCGGCTCGGGGACGGTACCGGTCGCTTGGAATTGCCGCCGCACCATCAGCGCCGACCAGTCATGGGCCCGCATCAGGTCGCGGCCGGCGCGGGTGGAGAGGATGCGCAGCTGCATGATCTGCGGATCCGCCGACGACATGACGGCCGTCGGCGGATCGAGGTCGATCTCCGCGCAGACGTTCTGAATGATGGTCAGCAGCGACATGCGGGCGATCTCCGGTTGAGGTTTCGAATGCTGGTTCAGGCGGCGCGGCTGCGGCCCTTGCCCTCGCCTTCCCTGTCGAGCGCCTCGAAGCGCAAGGCCATTTCCTTCATCTGCTCCTGCAGCCGGCCGACCTCGCCCTTCAACCTTTCGTTTTCGGCGGCAAACGCGGAAGCGGCGCTGGAGTTCTCGGCCGTTGCAAGATAGGCGCGAGCAGCCGCGGTCAGCTCGTTGGCGCCCATGCCGACCTTCTGTTTGGCCGTGTCGGAGAGGGCGGCGAGCTGCTCGACGGTGTAGATGTTGATCGCCTCCAGCTCCTTGATCTGGCTCGGCTTCAGATAGGGCCATTGCGCAAGCGGTGTGCCGGTCAGCTGCTCGCGAGCGGCGGCGCCGTCCTTGAAGCGCTTATAGGCGTCGGCAAAACGCTGTTTGTCATTGTCGGTGACCTCGCGATAGACCTCGGTGTGCTTGTCGCCTGCGATGAAGATGCGGACGAATTCCTTGTCGGCAAAGATCGGCCGGCCCTCCTTCTCGGTCAGAAAGGTCTGCTCGACCGGCTCGAGGCTGAAGGAGGCATAAATTCCGGTGTTGCTGTCGGGCATGGTGCTTGCTCGCTGTTGATGGCGGGGAGATTTGGATGGACGGTGGGAGCGCCCCTCCTCGTCATCCACGGCCTTGTGCCGAGGATCTGCTGCAGATGCTCGGGACAAGCCCGAGCATGACGAAAGAGAGGTCGGAGCAGCAGTCTCAACAGGCGCCGAAGCGCCGATTGACTGACGTGGTTTAGTTCACCTTCGACAGGAACGGCCGCATCAGCGTCGCCTCCAGCACGCCGGTCGCCGTGATGGTGATGCCGGTGCCGTTGGCGGTGGCGTTGGCCGAGAGCGTGATGCTCTGGACGACGCCGTTCGGGCTGTAGGTGATGCCCGCAATCGTCGTGCCACCCGGAATTCCGGTGCCGGCAACGGCCGCGCCGATGAACGGACCGGACCCGGCATTGAGGCCGGAGAGATTCGTCAGCACGGGAGAACCGTTGACCGTCGTTGCCGCAAACGCCTGGTTGGCGGCAGCAAAGTTGACGTTGGCAATCGCTTTGGTGCCGACGGTCGCCGAGGCAGGCGCGCTTGCCTGGCCCGCCGTGGTGGTCGTTTCGGCAACGACGAGGGCCGCCGTTGCACTCGCCACCTGGGCCGGCGCCTGGCCGTTGCGCTGCAGCCAGACATAATAGGTGCCGGGCTGAAGCGTCACGGCGCCAACCGGCCCGCCCGTCAGCGTCGGCGGCTGGGCCGCACCGGAGAAAACGCCGCAGCGCTGGCCGACGACGGCGGCGGCCGTGGTCAGCAGCGCGGCGACATAGTCCCGGCTCCACTGAAACCATTGGCCGGGCTGCAGGGTCGTCTGAGAGGCCAGCACCAGCTGGCAATAGACCCATTCGGATTCACGGTCGCCGCCGGCGATCGCGCCGAGGGCGAAGTTCGGTCCCGGAATGCCGGAGCCGGCGACGATCGGGCCTTCGACGACGAACGGGTTCGCGCCAAGACGATCGGTCTGAGAAGTTGCGATGGTCATGGATGTTGATCCTTTCGTTCGATCAGGCGAACAGCACGCCCTGCAGGAAGGCGTTGTTCATGGTGAGGTTGCCGGCAAAGCCCATCAGCTGCACGAAGGCATCCTGGTTGGTGTTCATGCGTTCATCACCGATCAGCGCCATGTCGCGGTCGCGGTGCGGCCGGTAGAACAGGTATTTGGTGTTGAGGAAGAACATCTGGTTGAGAGGCGCACCGCCGCCGAAGCCGCCGTCGAAGATCACGTCGGCGCCCATATATTGCAGCGACTGGAAGCCGGCCATGCCCTTGTCGGCCGAGGTGATGCGCTGGATCGCCTGCAGCGATTCCCAGTAGAGGCGGAAGAAGTTGTTGTCGGCAACGACGAGATCGGGCGCGTCGGAGCCGCGCACGCAGGACATGTAGAGCCGGTTCATGTAGCTCTGGATGTTGGCATTGGTGGCGGCCGCACCACCATCGGCGGAGGCGGAGAATTTCTGGTTGCGCCAGAAACCCCAGGTGGCGCGCGAGATGCCGCCGACCGTGCCGGAGGTCGGCGAGGTCGAGATCAGGAGCTGCAGGCCGCCGATCTGCCGACCGCCATCGGCCGTGCCGTCGGAATAGCAGTCGAGCGCGATATTGTTCTTCAGCGTCGTCTCGGCATTCTCGATGCGCTGCTCGAGCAGATCGAGGATCGCATCCTCGCCGGAGTTCTGCAGCTGTTCGAGGCCGGACATGGAGACGGCAACCGCGGCCTGCTTCAGGTCGTATTCGGCGGCGGTGATGACGTCGGAGGGCTGGACGTTGAGGATGTCGTAGCCGGAATAGCGCTTGAAGGTGCTGTTTTCCTGATACTGCAGCTCCTGGACGATGGTGCGACCGCCGGAGACGGGCTTCTTGCGGCCGCGGCTGTTGAGACGGGTGAGAAGACCGTTGTTCTTGGTCACGTCGTCGGCGACCGTGCCGCTGCGGTTGCGCAGCGTCGTGGTGACGATTTCAGAGAGGTTGGGCGAAATGGGCATTGATCATTCCTTTGATCAGACTTGACCGCGCGCGGAACGCATGGCGTCGCGAAGCGAGTCTCGGATTGACGTGGGCTGGCCTCTTGCCGCATCGCGGGTCGGGCCCGGAGCGGAAGATCCAGAGATGGATCGCGAGGCCCGGCGGGCTTGATCTGCCGCTGCGGCCCTCTGGGCTTGCTGCTGGTGGACGAAAGCCGGCGCAGTCTGGCTGATCAACTGCTGGCGGATGTCCGGACGCATCCAGCATGCGGCGTCGTAGGCGTCCTGAAGTGTCGATGCTCGCCCCGATTTGATGAGGGCGACCATGTCGTCGAGAACGTCTTCGGCATGGGCATTTGCCGGA from Rhizobium sp. NLR16a includes:
- a CDS encoding phage major capsid protein, whose translation is MPISPNLSEIVTTTLRNRSGTVADDVTKNNGLLTRLNSRGRKKPVSGGRTIVQELQYQENSTFKRYSGYDILNVQPSDVITAAEYDLKQAAVAVSMSGLEQLQNSGEDAILDLLEQRIENAETTLKNNIALDCYSDGTADGGRQIGGLQLLISTSPTSGTVGGISRATWGFWRNQKFSASADGGAAATNANIQSYMNRLYMSCVRGSDAPDLVVADNNFFRLYWESLQAIQRITSADKGMAGFQSLQYMGADVIFDGGFGGGAPLNQMFFLNTKYLFYRPHRDRDMALIGDERMNTNQDAFVQLMGFAGNLTMNNAFLQGVLFA